The genomic interval GACCGGTTCCCGCCGGTTGCGTCCGGCCACGAGCCGGTCGGCGAGCTGCCGCAGGACATCGGTGTACGGCGTCGCGTCGGGCACCCGCAGCAGCGTCTCGGTGAGCAGCCGGGCCGCCCACCAGGAGTGCGGGTCGGCGTCGAGGGCGTGCAGCAACTCCTCCAGCCTGTAGGCCAGTTGCGGTGTGCCGTGCTGGCGGGCGACGAGGAGCAGGGCCTGTACGACCGGGCCGACGCGGTGGTGCGGGACGGGGAGGGGGTGCTGTCGGCCGGTGCGGCGGTGGACCAGGGCGCGCAGGGCCTCGTCCAGGTCCAGGTGCGTGCCCTGGATCCAGTCGGCGAACTCCTCGTGGGCGAAGCGGTAGCCGCTGCCGGCGGGGACGAGGAGGCCCTCGGCGAGGACGGCGGAGGCCCAGCCGGTGCCGCCGAGCCGCTTCGGGGCCCGGCCCCAGGGGAACACCGCCTCGAACGAGGCCCGGTCCAGTTCGCCCTGGCCGGGGCCGAGGCTGCGGCGGGCGGCCTCGTGGACCTGGCCGGAGACCTTCGCGGCGAGCCGGCGCACGGCGGTACCGCGCAGACCGCTCGGGGTGGCCAGCCGCACCGCGATGCGCAGGCACATGAGGTCGAGGTGGGCCTCGAAGACCTGGTCGCGGTCCACGGGGCCGGGGGGCGCGTCCGGGAGGGCGGCGCTGACCTCGGAGAGGAGGCGGAGGGTAAGGGGGTGGCGGGCGTCGGAGGCGGCGAGCGTGCCGTCGGGGAGGGCGTAGCGGGCCCGGGCGCGGCGGGCCTCGTCCTCGGTGAGGTCGCCCACGTGTACGCAGGGCGGGAGGTGCCACCGCGACTCGCCGTGCAGCAGCTCTTCCGGGAAGCCCGCCCCCTCCCAGTACTCCGCGCGGCACGCCACCACCAGCCGTGCCCCCGTCTCCGCCAGCCACTGTGCCGTGCCCTGCGTCCACTCGGCGAGGCGGTGCGCCAGGACCGGGGGCATCTCCTCGGGGCCGTCGAGGAGGAGGAACAGCGGGCGGCCGGCGGCGCGGGACAGCCGGGCCAGTCGCTCGGGGGTGAGGTCGCCCAGGTCGGCGGGGACGGTGTCCGAGGAGGTCGTCACGATCCGGGCCGCCCTCGCGAGCGCGCGGCGGGCCGCGTCGGCAACCGAGGCGTCGGTGTCCGCGAGATCGGCGCCGCGCAGCCAGAGCGTGGGGGCCGGGGCGGGACCGCGGTGACGGCGGGCGGCGAGGGCCGCGAGTTGGGTCGTACGGCCGCTGCCGGGCGGTCCGACGAGGCCGAGGACGGAGGCATGGCCCTCGGTGAAAGCGGCGAACTCCTCGGTGACCGCGGTCCGTTCGACCGGCTCCGGGGTGTCTGCCCGGCTCAGGTGACCGGCCAGTGCGCCCGGCGGGCCGTCCTGCGCCACCGAGGTCGCCGTCAGCTCCAGCACACCGGCGAGGTTGAGGTCGGCGCCGTACGCCGGGACCGTCGCGGTGTTCTCCGCGAGCAGGTCGGCCAGGGGGCCGGTGCGGACGGAGCCGAGCGGGATCGCGTAACCGCTGTCGCGGTGGCCGCTGTGCAGGGCGGTGCCGAGGACGGCGACGACCGCGCCGGTGACGGCGTCGAGCACGGGCCCCCCGGCGGCCCCGCCCCCCAGCCGCAGCGCGTCCCGCCCCGCGGTGCCGATCGCCAACTCCAGGGCGTCTTCGAGGAGATGGAAGCGGTCGGTGGACGTGTAGGTCACGGCGGCGGGGCCGAGCACCCTGGCCTCGCGCCAGCAGCCGGCGAAGAGCCGGACGTAGGTGCCGCTCGCGACGGTGTCCCGCACACAGACGGGCAGCGGGTCCACGCCGAGTCCCTCGGTACGGACGAGCGCCAGATCGAGCTCGGGCAGCGGGGTCACGGCATCGGCGGCCACCACGCAACTGCGGTCACCGGCGTGCAGAACGAGCCGGGCCGGCCCGTCGACGGCCTCGTGACTGGTGACGACGGTGCCGTGATGATCAGCGACGAAGCCGGTCCCCCGGAGGCGTCCTGCCAGGTCGTGGATCCGCACGAGGTGCGTGTCCTGCCCGGGACCGGACGGGACCTGATCCCGGGGCTCGGGTCGGCGCCCTTGCGGGGGCCGGGAACGGTCGTCGAGCCGCCCCCACCGGTGCCTCTCGCACCCCTGCCGCGACTGCCCGTCCTCCTCGGCGGCCACCCGGTCGCCCCGGCTCTCCGGCCCGGCCGGCTCCCATGCGGTTCCGTCCTCCTGCCGCGAGCTCCGCGTGCCGGAGGCGGGTGGCACGGCTCCACCGACGGAGTCACCCGCTGCCGTCATGGCCGAACCTCCCCGCCGTACGCACGTTCCTGTTCTCGACGTTAGGCGTGCGGTGATCAGCGGGACAGATCTCGTGGTGAACGCGCCCCCTTCCACACCCCCGGTTCACTCCGAGCGCCTGCCCGCGCGGGTGAATGGAAGGGGGACGGCGGATACACCCTAGGGGTGGGGGAACCGAGGGGGGACCGTGGAGCGGCGGCACAACCCCGTGATCGCCGCTCCACGGGCGGACAGCCCCGGTGCCCTCACGTTCGGAGTCAGCCGAAGACGGCCAGGCTCTTGGCCTTGCCCTTCTGTTCCTCGACCAGCGCCAGGAAGTGGCCCTCGGGGCCGAAGACCGCCACCGTGCCGGCGCCCGCGTACTCGTCGGGCATGTCGAGCCGTACGCCGTTGGTGAGGAGCTTGGCCCGGCGGTCGTCGACGTCCCAGCGGGGGAAGGCGGCTGCCGCGGCCTCGGCGATCGGCATCACCGTCAGCTCCTGCTGGAGCTGGTCGAGGGTCCTGGCCGAGTCCAGCTTGTACGGGCCCACGCGCGTGCGCCGCAGAGCCGTCAGATGGCCGCCGACGCCCAGGTCCGCGCCCAAGTCGCGGGCGAGCGCCCGGATGTAGGTGCCGGACGAGCAGACCACCGACACGACCAGGTCCAGAACGGGCGTGCCGTCCTCGGCGACCGCGTCCCGGACGTCGTGGACCGCGAAGGACGAGACGGTGACGGGACGGGCGGGGATCTCGAATTCCTCGCCCTCCCGTGCCCGCTTGTACGAGCGCACCCCGTCGATCTTGATGGCGCTCACCTTGGACGGCACCTGCATGATGTCGCCGGTCAGCTTGGCGATCCCGGCGTCGACGGCGTCGCGGGTGACCTTCGAGGCGTCGTGCGACCCCGTGATCTCGCCCTCGGCGTCGTCGGTCAGGGTCGTCTGGCCGAGCCGGATCGTGCCCAGGTACTCCTTCTCGGTCAGCGCGAGGTGCCCGAGAAGCTTGGTCGCCTTCTCGACACCGAGGACCAGCACACCCGTCGCCATGGGGTCGAGGGTGCCGGCGTGTCCGACGCGGCGGGTCCTTGCGATCCCGCGCATCTTGGCGACCACGTCGTGCGAAGTGAAGCCCGACGGCTTGTCGACGATGACAAGGCCGTCGGGCGTCCGGTTCTTCTGGGTCATTCGGCGGCGTCGTCCGTCTCGTCCTCGTCGCCCGGCTTCCGGTACGGGTCGGCGTCACCGGCGTACGCGGCACCCGCGGACACCTCGCGCACCTTCTCGTCGGACTGGCGGGCCTTGTCGAGAAGGTCGTCGATGGTCTTCGCGGTGTCGGGCAGCGCGTCCGCCACGAAGGTCAGCGTCGGCGTGAACTTCACGCCCGCCGCCGCCCCGACCGCGGAGCGGAGCACGCCCTTGGCGCTCTCCAGCCCGGCGGCCGCGGCCGCCCGCTCCTCGTCGCCGCCGTACACCGTGTAGAAGACGGTCGCCTCCCGCAGGTCACCCGTGACCCGGGTGTCCGTGATGGTGACGTGTGAGCCGAGCCGCGGGTCCTTGATCCCGCGCAGCAGCTTCTGGGCCACCACCTCTCGGATGAGGTCCGCCAGCCTCTTGGCGCGCGCGTTGTCGGCCACTGGTCCGTCTCCTTAAGTACTTACTTGTTGCTTCAGTCTTCGTCGCTGTGGAGCCTGCGTCGAACCGAGAGCAGTTCCACCTCGGGCCGCGCCGCGACCAGCCGCTCGCAGCGGTCCAGTACGTCGCTGAGGTGTCCCGTGTCCCCGGAGACCACCGCGAGCCCGATCTCGGCCCTGCGGTGGAGGTTCTGGCTGCCCGTCTCCGCCGCGCTCACCGCGTACTTGCGCTGGAGCTCGGCCACGATCGGACGGACGAGAGAGCGTTTCTCCTTCAGCGAGTGCACGTCACCGAGGAGGAGGTCGAAGGACAGAGTCCCCACATACATGTGTGTCCGGATGTCCCGCCGGTTCGGGGTACGGGCGCCACGCTTCGACGCCGATACGGGAACCGTACACGCAACGGCCGGGGCCGATCGACGGATATTACGTCCGCCGACCGGCCCCGATCGCGTGCTGAGACGGTCAGCCGCGCGGCTTCTCGCGCATCTCGTACGTCGCGATGACGTCGTCGACCTTGATGTCGTTGAAGTTGCCGAGGTTGATACCGCCCTCGAACCCTTCGCGGATCTCGGTGACGTCGTCCTTGAAGCGACGCAGACCGGAGATGGTGAGGCTCTCCGCGACCACCTTGCCGTCGCGGATGAGGCGCGCCTTGGTGTTGCGCTTGACCTCGCCCGACCGGACCAGGACACCGGCGATGTTGCCCAGCTTGGACGACTTGAAGACCTCGCGGATCTCCGCCGTACCGAGCTCGACCTCTTCGTACTCCGGCTTGAGCATGCCCTTCAGGGCCGCCTCGATCTCCTCGATCGCCTGGTAGATGACCGAGTAGTACCGGACATCCACACCTTCGCGCTCGGCCATCTGCGCGGCACGCCCTGCGGCGCGCACGTTGAAGCCGATCACGATGGCGTCCGAGCCCATCGCCAGGTCCACGTCCGACTCCGTGACCGCACCGACACCACGGTGCAGGATGCGGATGTCGACCTCTTCGCCGACGTCGAGCTGGAGCAGCGAGGACTCGAGAGCCTCCACCGAACCGGACGCGTCGCCCTTGATGATGAGGTTGAGTTCCTGCACCAGACCGGCCTTGAGGGCCTCGTCCAGGTTCTCCAGGGAGAACCGGACTCCGCGCCGGGCGAAGTTGGCGTTGCGCTCACGCGCCGCGCGCTTCTCGGCGATCTGGCGGGCCGTACGGTCCTCGTCGACGACGAGGAAGTTGTCGCCGGCGCCCGGGACGTTGGTGAGACCGAGGACGAGGACCGGAGTCGACGGACCCGCCTCTTCCAGGTTGTCGCCCTTGTCGTCGAGCATCGCGCGGACACGGCCGTACGCGTCGCCGACCACCATGGTGTCGCCGACCCGCAGGGTGCCTCGCTGGACCAGGACGGTCGCGACGGCACCGCGGCCACGGTCGAGACGGGACTCGATCGCAATACCCTGCGCGTCCTGCTCCGGGTTGGCCCGCAGGTCGAGCGAGGCGTCCGCGGTGAGGACCACGGCCTCCAGGAGAGCCTCGATGTTGAGGCCCTGCTTGGCGGAGATGTCGACGAACATGGTGTCGCCGCCGTACTCCTCGGCCACGAGGCCGTACTCGGTCAGCTGACCGCGCACCTTGGTCGGGTCGGCACCCTCGACGTCGATCTTGTTGACCGCGACCACGATCGGCACGTCGGCCGCCTTGGCGTGGTTCAGCGCCTCGATCGTCTGGGGCATCACACCGTCGTTGGCCGCCACCACGAGGATCGCGATGTCGGTCGACTTGGCACCACGGGCACGCATGGCGGTGAACGCCTCGTGACCCGGGGTGTCGATGAAGGTGATCTTGCGCTCTTCGTCGTTGACCTGAGTCGTGACCTGGTACGCACCGATGTGCTGCGTGATACCGCCGGCCTCGCCCGCGACGACGTTCGTCTTGCGGATGGTGTCGAGGAGGCGGGTCTTGCCGTGGTCGACGTGACCCATGACGGTCACGACCGGCGGACGCGCGACGAGGAACTCCTCGCCACCCTCGTCCTCGCCGAACTCGATGTCGAAGGACTCGAGCAGCTCGCGGTCCTCCTCCTCGGGGCTGACGATCTCGAGGACGAAGTTCATCTCGTCCGCGAGGAGCCTCAGCGTCTCGTCGGAGACGGACTGCGTGGCGGTGACCATCTCGCCGAGGTTCATCATCACGCCGACGAGCGACGCCGGGTTGGCGCCGATCTTCTCGGCGAAGTCGGTCAGGGAAGCACCGCGCGACAGGCGGACGGACTGTCCGTTGCCGCGAGGCAGCATCACGCCGCCGACCGACGGGGCCTGCATGGCCTCGTACTCCTGGCGCCTCTGCCGCTTCGACTTGCGACCGCGACGCGCGGGACCACCGGGACGACCGAAGGCGCCCTGCGTGCCACCACGACCGCCCGGACCACCGGGACGACCGCCGAAGCCGGGACGACCGCCGCCGCCACCACCGGGACCACCCGGACGACCGGCGAAGCCGCCGCCACCACCACCGGGACCACCGGGACGACCGGCGAAGCCGCCGCCGCCACCGGGACCGGCCGGACGGCCGGCGAAGCCGCCGCCACCCGGACGACCGCCGCCGCCACCACCGGGACGACCGCCGCCGCCGGGACCGCGGCCGCCGGGGCCACCGCCGCCGGGACGCGGGCCGGCAGCCGGACGCTGCGGCATCATGCCGGGGTTGGGACGCGGGCCGCCGGGGCCACCGCCGCCGGGACGGGGGCCGCCCTGCGGACGGGGCATACCGCCCGGGGTGGGACGGGCGCCGCCCGGAGCCTGCGGACGGGGACCGCCCGCCGCGCCCTGGGGACGGGGACCGCCCTGGCCCTGGCCCTGCGGACGCGGAGCGCCGCCGGGAGCACCGGGGCCGCCCTGGCCGCCGGGACGCGGGGCACCGCCCGGACGGGGCGCCTGCGGGCGCGCCATGCCGGTGGAGCCACCAGAGGTGAAGGGGTTGTTGCCCGGACGGGGACCGGCCGGACGAGCACCGGGACGTGCGCCCTGGCCGCCCGGACGCGGAGCGCCGGGACGGTCGCCGCGGTCACCGCGACCCTGGCCGGGAGCGCCACCCTGGCCGGGACCGCCGGCCGGACGCGGGGCACCCGGACGCGGAGCCTGCTGGCCGGCCGGACGGGGAGCACCCGGACGCGCGGTGGAACCCTGGCTCTGGCCCTGGGCGGCCGGCGCGGCGGGAGCCGCCGGCGGTGCCGTGAACTCGGGCGTCGTCGGAGCCGGGGACGCCGGGGCGGGCCGCGGCGCGGGCTTCGGGCCCGGAGTGGGACGGGGGCCGGTAGCGGCCGGGGCGGCGGGAGCCGCGGGCTGCTCGGCGGCGGCCGGCTTGGGAGCCGGCGGGCGCGGGGCGGCCGGACGGGCGGCCTGCGCGGGAGAGGGGGCTGCCGGACGAGCCGGGGCAGCCTTGCGTGCGGGGGCGGGCTTGCCGCCTCCGTTGCCCTGCTGGAGGGCGTCTGTCAGCTTGCGTACGACGGGCGCCTCGATCGTCGAGGAAGCCGAACGAACA from Streptomyces sp. CC0208 carries:
- a CDS encoding DUF503 domain-containing protein, which gives rise to MYVGTLSFDLLLGDVHSLKEKRSLVRPIVAELQRKYAVSAAETGSQNLHRRAEIGLAVVSGDTGHLSDVLDRCERLVAARPEVELLSVRRRLHSDED
- a CDS encoding trypsin-like peptidase domain-containing protein produces the protein MTAAGDSVGGAVPPASGTRSSRQEDGTAWEPAGPESRGDRVAAEEDGQSRQGCERHRWGRLDDRSRPPQGRRPEPRDQVPSGPGQDTHLVRIHDLAGRLRGTGFVADHHGTVVTSHEAVDGPARLVLHAGDRSCVVAADAVTPLPELDLALVRTEGLGVDPLPVCVRDTVASGTYVRLFAGCWREARVLGPAAVTYTSTDRFHLLEDALELAIGTAGRDALRLGGGAAGGPVLDAVTGAVVAVLGTALHSGHRDSGYAIPLGSVRTGPLADLLAENTATVPAYGADLNLAGVLELTATSVAQDGPPGALAGHLSRADTPEPVERTAVTEEFAAFTEGHASVLGLVGPPGSGRTTQLAALAARRHRGPAPAPTLWLRGADLADTDASVADAARRALARAARIVTTSSDTVPADLGDLTPERLARLSRAAGRPLFLLLDGPEEMPPVLAHRLAEWTQGTAQWLAETGARLVVACRAEYWEGAGFPEELLHGESRWHLPPCVHVGDLTEDEARRARARYALPDGTLAASDARHPLTLRLLSEVSAALPDAPPGPVDRDQVFEAHLDLMCLRIAVRLATPSGLRGTAVRRLAAKVSGQVHEAARRSLGPGQGELDRASFEAVFPWGRAPKRLGGTGWASAVLAEGLLVPAGSGYRFAHEEFADWIQGTHLDLDEALRALVHRRTGRQHPLPVPHHRVGPVVQALLLVARQHGTPQLAYRLEELLHALDADPHSWWAARLLTETLLRVPDATPYTDVLRQLADRLVAGRNRREPVPAAFGPAFWSALRLPPGTRFDLLRRLVLADGPPHEPGPRFLDAVAELLAADPTAVQPHLTRWFDDERPLPATPHATVARAAQALLHTHRTRALDDLTEELVGCAHRRADELLAVLAEEEPSAVCRAVDRWAHDERPARRVAAVTYGLRAAPHVRTDADRELLRYAALALLARPEDCTLHAGALALLVHDPRTRARHLPQALGHFAAGDPQFPPSALVPALTTDPEPVLDAFRARLRRPDAGVALRALADVTTPALARRVAVLVREAVERRPETAGDVAAYVDRRLDQGPAARAVLLPLVTGLLDGGPEGVRGALAAVLAGPGAPASRPLRQELLDFLLDHEREPEVLVALLPAAAARADADIRELVHRIGLLLVRTPDGATRFDRGLVDLGRHVPGFAALVAGWLTDRPQEWAAVVGPGTRRMIENLAGVRIPA
- the truB gene encoding tRNA pseudouridine(55) synthase TruB, with the protein product MTQKNRTPDGLVIVDKPSGFTSHDVVAKMRGIARTRRVGHAGTLDPMATGVLVLGVEKATKLLGHLALTEKEYLGTIRLGQTTLTDDAEGEITGSHDASKVTRDAVDAGIAKLTGDIMQVPSKVSAIKIDGVRSYKRAREGEEFEIPARPVTVSSFAVHDVRDAVAEDGTPVLDLVVSVVCSSGTYIRALARDLGADLGVGGHLTALRRTRVGPYKLDSARTLDQLQQELTVMPIAEAAAAAFPRWDVDDRRAKLLTNGVRLDMPDEYAGAGTVAVFGPEGHFLALVEEQKGKAKSLAVFG
- the rbfA gene encoding 30S ribosome-binding factor RbfA is translated as MADNARAKRLADLIREVVAQKLLRGIKDPRLGSHVTITDTRVTGDLREATVFYTVYGGDEERAAAAAGLESAKGVLRSAVGAAAGVKFTPTLTFVADALPDTAKTIDDLLDKARQSDEKVREVSAGAAYAGDADPYRKPGDEDETDDAAE
- the infB gene encoding translation initiation factor IF-2; translated protein: MAKVRVYELAKEFGVESKVVMAKLQELGEFVRSASSTIEAPVVRKLTDALQQGNGGGKPAPARKAAPARPAAPSPAQAARPAAPRPPAPKPAAAEQPAAPAAPAATGPRPTPGPKPAPRPAPASPAPTTPEFTAPPAAPAAPAAQGQSQGSTARPGAPRPAGQQAPRPGAPRPAGGPGQGGAPGQGRGDRGDRPGAPRPGGQGARPGARPAGPRPGNNPFTSGGSTGMARPQAPRPGGAPRPGGQGGPGAPGGAPRPQGQGQGGPRPQGAAGGPRPQAPGGARPTPGGMPRPQGGPRPGGGGPGGPRPNPGMMPQRPAAGPRPGGGGPGGRGPGGGGRPGGGGGGRPGGGGFAGRPAGPGGGGGFAGRPGGPGGGGGGFAGRPGGPGGGGGGRPGFGGRPGGPGGRGGTQGAFGRPGGPARRGRKSKRQRRQEYEAMQAPSVGGVMLPRGNGQSVRLSRGASLTDFAEKIGANPASLVGVMMNLGEMVTATQSVSDETLRLLADEMNFVLEIVSPEEEDRELLESFDIEFGEDEGGEEFLVARPPVVTVMGHVDHGKTRLLDTIRKTNVVAGEAGGITQHIGAYQVTTQVNDEERKITFIDTPGHEAFTAMRARGAKSTDIAILVVAANDGVMPQTIEALNHAKAADVPIVVAVNKIDVEGADPTKVRGQLTEYGLVAEEYGGDTMFVDISAKQGLNIEALLEAVVLTADASLDLRANPEQDAQGIAIESRLDRGRGAVATVLVQRGTLRVGDTMVVGDAYGRVRAMLDDKGDNLEEAGPSTPVLVLGLTNVPGAGDNFLVVDEDRTARQIAEKRAARERNANFARRGVRFSLENLDEALKAGLVQELNLIIKGDASGSVEALESSLLQLDVGEEVDIRILHRGVGAVTESDVDLAMGSDAIVIGFNVRAAGRAAQMAEREGVDVRYYSVIYQAIEEIEAALKGMLKPEYEEVELGTAEIREVFKSSKLGNIAGVLVRSGEVKRNTKARLIRDGKVVAESLTISGLRRFKDDVTEIREGFEGGINLGNFNDIKVDDVIATYEMREKPRG